One Aegilops tauschii subsp. strangulata cultivar AL8/78 chromosome 7, Aet v6.0, whole genome shotgun sequence genomic window carries:
- the LOC109744302 gene encoding uncharacterized protein, with amino-acid sequence MALPDELLEEIFLRLAAAADLARASTACVSFRRVITAHPFLRRFRALHPPPLLGILCGGLIPAQPPHPSAAAAAAFADADLSCSFLPPPLFSRALEGTGGDYNPSHLVTEFAVCDPLHRRYLLLPALPDLLVGQVHRPDIVECEPFLAPPGPDDVGADWSSFRVMYLVRCTTKLFLFVFSTCAGQWLANPVTIDVFRCGAVLHRFCAHGCFCWEVFRSNKLLVLDARRIEFSTVDLPPPPGPDVRKMAIVEAGGGRLGMLTISEHPEPGADHLLYAVQSKDANGTNQWQSKSVISLPENYRYGIMGVAGGYLLLTGYPEDDMPISYFSLNLQTFQVEWFCQTGDKSHFW; translated from the coding sequence ATGGCGCTCCCAGATGAACTCCTTGAGGAGATCTTCCTACGCCTCGCCGCGGCCGCCGACCTCGCGCGCGCCTCCACGGCCTGCGTCTCCTTCCGCCGCGTCATCACCGCCCACCCCTTCCTCCGCCGGTTCCGCGCCCTCCACCCGCCGCCCCTCCTCGGCATCCTCTGCGGCGGCCTCATCCCCGCGCAGCCGCCCCACCCTTCCGCCGCAGCGGCAGCCGCCTTTGCCGACGCCGACTTGTCGTGCTCCTTTCTCCCCCCACCCCTTTTCTCCCGCGCCCTCGAGGGGACCGGCGGCGACTACAACCCTAGCCACCTGGTCACGGAGTTCGCCGTCTGCGACCCCCTGCACCGTCGTTACCTCCTGCTGCCGGCCCTCCCCGACCTTCTGGTCGGTCAGGTCCATAGGCCGGACATCGTGGAGTGCGAGCCCTTCCTCGCTCCTCCTGGCCCTGACGACGTTGGGGCTGACTGGTCGTCATTCAGAGTCATGTACTTGGTGCGGTGCACAACCAAGCTCTTCCTCTTCGTCTTCTCTACCTGCGCCGGACAATGGCTCGCTAATCCTGTTACAATTGACGTGTTTCGATGTGGGGCGGTGCTGCACCGCTTCTGCGCCCATGGCTGCTTCTGTTGGGAGGTTTTCCGGTCTAACAAGTTGCTCGTGCTCGATGCGCGCAGGATAGAGTTCTCCACTGTTGACCTCCCGCCTCCACCTGGCCCTGATGTGCGAAAGATGGCCATTGTAGAGGCAGGAGGAGGAAGGCTTGGGATGCTTACTATCTCTGAGCATCCTGAACCTGGTGCAGATCATCTCCTTTATGCCGTACAGTCTAAGGATGCGAATGGCACAAACCAGTGGCAGTCCAAGTCAGTAATTTCTTTGCCGGAAAATTATCGCTATGGCATCATGGGTGTAGCTGGTGGATACTTACTCCTAACTGGGTATCCAGAAGACGACATGCCAATCAGCTATTTTTCACTGAATCTCCAGACTTTCCAGGTTGAGTGGTTCTGTCAGACTGGTGATAAAAGTCATTTTTGGTGA
- the LOC109744304 gene encoding uncharacterized protein isoform X2 translates to MSRSCESGGGQTGDGDLGSKSMGKEAIGAGLWSGSGLDKDADGFHPLNVGNLALRSWKPVFVSCATIWIYLMESTSVICPSQEDNAEVVQVTSMFRDEAKIKDAHS, encoded by the exons ATGTCGCGGTCGTGCGAGAGTGGGGGCGGGCAGACAGGGGATGGGGACTTGGGGAGCAAGAGCATGGGAAAGGAGGCTATAGGAGCAGGGTTATGGAG TGGCAGTGGCCTGGATAAGGATGCTGATGGTTTCCATCCCTTAAACGTTGGTAATCTTGCCCTCAGAAGCTGGAAACCTGTGTTTGTTTCTTGTGCTACAATCTGGATTTATCTCATGGAAAGCACGTCTG TGATCTGTCCTAGTCAGGAAGACAATGCTGAGGTAGTACAGGTTACATCTATGTTCAGAGATGAGGCTAAGATAAAAGATGCTCACAGTTAG
- the LOC123493384 gene encoding disease resistance protein PIK6-NP-like, whose amino-acid sequence MPWYNSLPLHYKNCLIYLSIFPQNDGNIRRTSLVRRWAAENLIAGRNGSAAHDEAEHCFTVLLAKRFILRRDIGAAGKVKSCRANDFISKFIIDIAREEKFVDADLQPNFGHRISIHNRGQLQQVLWTLQASGPSPCLNIRKHSTNTEDGQTLDDLTKFLETLPSFAQLGLLTVLDLEGFDGLKDYHLKNICEIFQLRYLNLRRTKITKLPKQIEKLQQLETLDIRETAVRSFGTSSVVLPMLKHMLAGCTQHPNEDVESFSTVCMPLGTGSMTNLQILCHVDVSGKEDRLVEIGKLLQLRKLGVVFRSKRDNFKHLLQAIEKLNQSLLSLSLCVEITDGHRTTDINTSEPTAFAPPKYLQSLNLRGNMGGLPRWIKELHKLAKLTLRDTYLGEEDINSLGKLSGLRSLRLRHKSYVQTKFTFQEDEFKNLEFISIEGSDITDIHFNSTPKLEKIVWDFKEMNSIHGISRLPRLSRLELIGNCNPTTIKADLSKHPNKPVVTHNGQC is encoded by the coding sequence ATGCCGTGGTACAACAGCCTTCCTCTTCATTACAAGAACTGCTTGATATATCTATCTATCTTCCCCCAAAATGATGGCAATATCCGAAGAACAAGCCTAGTCAGGCGATGGGCAGCTGAGAACCTGATCGCCGGAAGAAATGGGTCAGCTGCACATGATGAAGCCGAGCACTGCTTCACTGTGCTTCTTGCAAAAAGATTTATTCTTCGCAGGGACATCGGTGCTGCAGGGAAGGTCAAAAGCTGCAGAGCAAATGATTTCATATCAAAGTTCATCATCGATATTGCCAGAGAGGAGAAGTTCGTGGATGCAGATCTCCAACCGAATTTCGGTCATCGGATATCCATTCACAATAGAGGCCAACTGCAACAAGTCCTATGGACACTTCAGGCATCTGGCCCCAGCCCCTGTTTGAACATTCGCAAGCACTCAACTAATACTGAAGATGGTCAAACCTTGGATGACCTTACCAAGTTCCTTGAAACACTGCCTTCATTTGCTCAGCTGGGGTTGCTTACAGTGCTGGATCTGGAAGGCTTTGATGGTTTAAAGGATTACCATCTGAAAAACATCTGCGAAATATTTCAACTAAGATATCTGAACCTACGGAGGACTAAGATTACCAAATTGCCCAAGCAGATAGAGAAACTTCAGCAGTTGGAAACACTGGACATTCGGGAAACAGCTGTAAGATCATTTGGCACAAGCAGTGTTGTACTTCCAATGCTAAAGCATATGCTTGCTGGGTGCACCCAACACCCAAACGAAGACGTGGAGTCATTTTCCACAGTGTGCATGCCCCTTGGAACTGGCAGCATGACAAATCTGCAGATACTGTGCCATGTTGATGTTTCAGGCAAAGAAGATCGTCTGGTCGAGATCGGGAAGCTACTGCAGCTTAGAAAATTGGGTGTTGTCTTCCGAAGCAAGAGAGATAATTTCAAGCACTTGCTCCAGGCAATTGAGAAGCTGAACCAgagcctcctctctctctcactgtgTGTGGAAATAACAGATGGCCACAGGACTACAGACATTAACACATCAGAGCCTACAGCGTTCGCACCTCCAAAGTATCTTCAGAGTCTAAATCTTCGTGGCAACATGGGAGGATTGCCTCGTTGGATCAAGGAGCTTCACAAACTTGCAAAGTTAACTCTGCGTGACACTTACTTGGGAGAAGAAGATATAAATTCCCTTGGCAAACTTAGTGGGTTACGCAGTCTCAGGCTGCGTCACAAGTCATATGTCCAAACCAAGTTTACCTTTCAGGAAGACGAATTCAAAAATCTTGAGTTCATAAGCATCGAAGGATCAGACATTACTGACATCCACTTCAACAGCACCCCTAAGCTTGAGAAGATAGTTTGGGACTTCAAAGAGATGAACTCAATTCATGGAATCAGCCGCCTTCCACGCCTCAGCCGTCTTGAGCTTATTGGCAACTGCAACCCAACTACTATCAAAGCAGATCTTTCGAAACATCCAAACAAACCTGTGGTAACTCACAACGGACAGTGCTGA
- the LOC109744296 gene encoding uncharacterized protein has protein sequence MALPDELLEEIFLRLPAAADLARAFTACVSFRRVITGHPFLRRFRVLHPPPLLGILCWDLTPAQPPHPSAAAAATLAGADFSCPFLPPSPDRWYRRDVLDGCTLFSPRFKAGSHSRNSMHRPSDLVTEFAVCDPLHRRYLLLPALPDHLADLVHQPDIVEREPFLAPPGDSSFRDFRVMCLVRCTTKLVLFVFSSCAGQWLADPITFDVFGCVAALRRYYAHGCFCWQTCDGADMLVLDTRGMEFSTVDLPPPPGSYMRDMAIVEAEEGRFGMFTISDKVKRGVYHLLYATRCKDGNGENQWQPKPPISLPENYRYCIKGVAGGYLLLIGYPKDDRPTVDYFSLNLQTFQVEWFCQTGDYVMIGHMYADLPPPLSPPTL, from the coding sequence ATGGCGCTCCCGGATGAACTCCTGGAGGAGATCTTCCTCCGCCTCCCCGCGGCCGCCGACCTCGCGCGCGCCTTCACGGCCTGCGTCTCCTTCCGCCGCGTCATCACCGGCCATCCCTTCCTCCGCCGATTCCGCGTGCTCCACCCGCCGCCTCTCCTCGGCATCCTCTGCTGGGATCTCACCCCGGCCCAGCCGCCCCACCCTTCCGCCGCCGCAGCGGCCACCTTGGCCGGCGCCGACTTCTCCTGCCCCTTCCTCCCCCCGTCCCCCGACCGCTGGTACCGCCGCGACGTCCTCGACGGTTGCACCCTTTTCAGCCCCCGCTTCAAGGCGGGCAGCCATTCGCGCAACAGCATGCACAGGCCCAGCGACCTGGTCACGGAGTTCGCCGTCTGCGACCCGCTGCACCGCCGCTACCTCCTGCTGCCTGCCCTCCCCGACCATCTAGCCGACCTGGTCCATCAGCCGGACATCGTGGAGCGTGAGCCCTTCCTTGCTCCTCCTGGTGACTCGTCATTCAGAGACTTCAGAGTCATGTGCTTGGTGCGGTGCACAACCAAGCTCGTCCTCTTCGTCTTCTCCTCCTGCGCTGGGCAATGGCTCGCTGATCCTATCACATTTGACGTGTTTGGGTGCGTCGCGGCGTTGCGCCGCTACTACGCCCATGGATGCTTCTGTTGGCAGACTTGTGATGGTGCCGACATGCTCGTGCTCGACACGCGCGGGATGGAGTTCTCCACTGTCGACCTTCCACCTCCACCTGGCTCTTATATGCGGGACATGGCCATTGTGGAGGCAGAGGAAGGAAGGTTTGGGATGTTTACTATCTCTGATAAAGTTAAACGTGGTGTATATCATCTCTTGTATGCCACACGATGCAAGGATGGGAATGGGGAAAACCAATGGCAACCCAAGCCTCCAATCTCTTTGCCAGAAAATTATCGCTATTGCATCAAGGGTGTAGCTGGTGGATACTTACTCCTAATTGGGTATCCAAAAGATGATAGGCCAACAGTAGACTATTTTTCACTGAATCTCCAGACTTTCCAGGTTGAATGGTTCTGTCAGACTGGTGATTATGTCATGATTGGTCACATGTATGCCGATCTCCCACCGCCCTTATCCCCACCAACTCTTTGA
- the LOC109744304 gene encoding uncharacterized protein isoform X3, whose amino-acid sequence MSRSCESGGGQTGDGDLGSKSMGKEAIGAGLWSGSGLDKDADGFHPLNVVICPSQEDNAEVVQVTSMFRDEAKIKDAHS is encoded by the exons ATGTCGCGGTCGTGCGAGAGTGGGGGCGGGCAGACAGGGGATGGGGACTTGGGGAGCAAGAGCATGGGAAAGGAGGCTATAGGAGCAGGGTTATGGAG TGGCAGTGGCCTGGATAAGGATGCTGATGGTTTCCATCCCTTAAACGTTG TGATCTGTCCTAGTCAGGAAGACAATGCTGAGGTAGTACAGGTTACATCTATGTTCAGAGATGAGGCTAAGATAAAAGATGCTCACAGTTAG